Proteins from a genomic interval of Mustela lutreola isolate mMusLut2 chromosome 4, mMusLut2.pri, whole genome shotgun sequence:
- the LOC131830460 gene encoding olfactory receptor 9A4-like, protein MMSNLSSATEFCLLGFPGSQELHHFLFAVFFLFYLVTLMGNTVIIVIVCVDKRLQSPMYFFLGHLSALEIFVTTIIVPMMLWGLLLPGMQTISLAACVTQLFLYLAVGTTEFALLGAMAVDRYVAVCNPLRYNVIMNSRTCIWVVIMSWMFGFLSEIWPVYATFQLTFCKSNLLDHFFCDRGQLLKLSCDDTLFTEFVLFLMAIVIIIGSLAPTIVSYTYIISTILKIPTASGRRKAFSTCASHFTFVVIGYGSCLFLFVKPKQTQAAEYNKIVSLLISVLTPFLNPFIFTLRNDKVKEALQDQMNRCCPLVKD, encoded by the coding sequence ATGATGAGCAATCTGTCTAGTGCCACCGAGTTCTGCCTTCTAGGATTCCCTGGGTCCCAAGAACTACACCACTTTCTTTTTGCTGTATTCTTTTTGTTCTACTTGGTGACACTAATGGGAAACACAGTCATCATTGTGATTGTGTGTGTTGATAAACGTCTGCAGTCtcccatgtatttcttccttggTCATCTCTCTGCCTTGGAGATCTTTGTTACAACTATTATTGTGCCCATGATGCTTTGGGGTTTGCTGCTCCCTGGGATGCAGACAATATCTCTGGCTGCATGTGTTACCCAGCTCTTCCTGTACCTTGCTGTGGGGACCACAGAGTTTGCATTACTGGGAGCGATGGCTGTGGACCGTTACGTGGCTGTCTGTAATCCTCTGAGGTACAACGTCATTATGAACAGCCGCACCTGCATCTGGGTGGTCATTATGTCATGGATGTTTGGGTTCCTTTCTGAAATATGGCCTGTCTATGCTACATTTCAGTTAACCTTCTGCAAGTCAAATCTGTTAGACCACTTTTTCTGTGATCGGGGGCAGCTGCTCAAATTGTCCTGCGATGACACACTTTTCACAGagtttgttcttttcttaatgGCTATTGTCATTATCATTGGCTCTCTGGCCCCAACAATTGTCTCCTATACCTACATCATCTCTACCATCCTCAAGATCCCCACAGCGTCTGGCCGGAGGAAAGCCTTCTCTACTTGTGCCTCTCATTTCACCTTTGTTGTGATAGGCTATGGCAGTTGCTTGTTCCTATTTGTGAAACCCAAGCAAACACAGGCAGCAGAATACAATAAAATAGTTTCCCTGTTGATTTCTGTGTTAACTCCTTTCCTGAACCCTTTCATCTTCACCCTCAGGAATGACAAAGTCAAAGAGGCCCTTCAGGATCAAATGAATCGATGTTGTCCATTGGTCAAGGATTAA